DNA sequence from the Schistocerca americana isolate TAMUIC-IGC-003095 chromosome 2, iqSchAmer2.1, whole genome shotgun sequence genome:
TGTGGCCGCAGCTACCGTTTCCCTTCAGAAAGACTAGTGTtcacagaaactgcaaatttaccatCTACCTCTTCTTTCACAGTGAGCTGAAACTTCGGAGTAATTTTAATAAGGTGTTCTTGAAAATGGCCTAATTTCTCTTTGAATTGTCTCTAAGTTAAGAACCCAAACGTTCGTTCCTTTTGACAACATTTCTCTGTGCATGTTCTTAGAATTTTCCCGCAAAGAAGTTTGCTGTAATAGGGCCTAAGGAGGTCGCCAGTGACACGTCATCCCCATCTGCAGCAGAGGCGAACACTATAGGACTTCGTTGTAGCAAATGTGAAATTATTCTCCTTAGCACAAACAACATTTAACAGCACTGAAAGTTACTTTTGCTGATAGACACGAACAAGGACAATATTTCGTGTCTCACATAATTTTAACCTGCAAGGAATTTTCAGAACAACGCACGCTCAGTACGCTCCATATTTATAGATTCATTCTGGAAAGTGTTTAACTCTTTGGAATTAATTTGCACATGTTGTTAATAAACTTTATTTGACTAGATGACTGTtaacattttattacataaatacAAAACCAGTAAATAGTATGTGCTTTTACTTCTGCGCCATTTTCTTCAAGCCCTCACGGAATTCTTTGAGGCTTTCTCCGTATTTTGGATGGGAACTTTCAACACGTGGAAGCCACTGCTTGATGTTAGGCTGCTTCGTAGGGTCAATTCCACTTTCTGGAGCAAACTGAAAATAGAGGTGACATCAGCACTCAAATAATTTTTGAACATAGATATTTTGATTGCCTAAATTAACTAATTTTTCTGAGTTTCATAGAACTTTTGGCTGACCATGTCGCTCAGACCTTAAGGAGATTTCTACTGAACTAATGCGAGAAAGTTTGAAAGACATCATCTAATAAAAACCCTCAGAAAAATTAGCAAGTTCTTCTTAGATAGGTTGTTCGTAGTTTCTTAATTTCTTAAAAGTTGATTTGACAGCTTCACGTTACCTCCAACGCTGACAGAGAATTAGCGACAGCGTAATCAGCAAGTGTGATCTTGTCTCCGGCCAGCCACTGTTTGCCATCCAGCATTCGGTTCAAAGTCTCCAGACCGTCGTTCACTTTATCGATGTTGCTGGGATCCATCGGTTTGCCAAAAAATTTTGGCAGCTGTTGACAGAAAATTAACGTAAATGTAGATCTCAGAAGCTGCAACGATGTAGTAGGAACGTGGGTGCTGAAAAGTGCAAGACATGAAAGGTAACTGTAGGTACAGAAAATGAGATAGAGAAAGTAGATAAACGTCAGTAATCCAATATTTGCTTTACACACCATATCCACAGAATCAATCACGTAACAGAAACTATTAAAAGTGTACTCAGAGGCATGGTAAGTAATCAGACTAATGATGTATTTACTGTGGTTGTGGCGTAGTGAGTATAGTCTCTCACAAGGGGGTCACATACGATAAGGCATCATTCTTCTGGAATGCGCGTAGCTCAAGGGGACGCTTTCGTTTCATATGGCAAgtccgaaatttaaaaaaaaagaaaactggttcTTAATAACGTAATTCAATAAGAGTCATTTTACCCTTATACGACTTCTCCTGTTTCATGCATAGAGTTAATCCATTGTTAAACATCAGTAGTAAAACAAAAACTACGAGAACAGTCCGTAACTTTAATTAGGCTGTACCCCACCATTACTATGAAATGAATACGGCTAAAGTAATTCTGAGATGAATAATGAAACCTTCACTGTACCAACTGAAGGCCGAGACATGAATAACTGAAACTAATGTTTGTGGACATTCAGCAAGCAGGAGGGGAAATGGGGCTGTACTCCGCTAAAAAAGTCCGTTTTGCACGAGCGACTCTCTGCTCGAAGTCGACTACTTGCGGTTTGTGCGCGCCACGCGACTGCGTCTAAGTCAGCTGCTAATCAAGTCGCGGGTGGGTTCGGAGTGTCAAGAGTCAGTGACAGAGTGACTGTGGCGAATGTGTTGGTCTAAAATGCTTAGTATTCCGCAGAGAAGGGTGGTTGTAGTGACAGGTATTAACCTGACAGATAATTTTCAGCTCCACATTCGACAGGTTAGTCCGCAATTGTAGCAAATGATCTGCAGAAGGGCAGACGTcccgaaaccggtcatacgaaAATAAAGGAAAGCGACTGGGAGACTGTATTTCGGCACTTTTTAAAAATTAAGGTCATTTATCGAAAAAAGCTtgacactaaaataaaaatatatcataaCTCTCTTTCTTATTTAAACAACACTAAACAAAAAAGGAATATGGTTAATCTGTTTGTATGAACGAGAGTAACGTATTACTTACGAAAACACTCAAAATTCTGTTGTACAAATCTTG
Encoded proteins:
- the LOC124596307 gene encoding glutathione S-transferase 1-like; this encodes MAPPTLYNNPLSPPCRLVRLVAGIIGVDLKIVNGTDMKSPEMLKKVPQHTVPALEDNGLYLAESRAIAMYLISKYAKDDSLYPKDVSKRVLVDQRLFFDQDLYNRILSVFLPKFFGKPMDPSNIDKVNDGLETLNRMLDGKQWLAGDKITLADYAVANSLSALEFAPESGIDPTKQPNIKQWLPRVESSHPKYGESLKEFREGLKKMAQK